A genomic window from Candidatus Palauibacter australiensis includes:
- a CDS encoding helix-turn-helix transcriptional regulator, with translation MHLKLGSSQTRGALVTIVGDDTPTTGLTRATPTQMKSRGDTYDSILALLNEAAFDEARWVEVHRLIGEVNHVSGSALTLYGAQGADPAVFLNQVCLFGQRRKDWEHRYFTDYWATDERVPRVAQLEHGRLVSVGDLYTDAEKRTSPAWNEALVDTKAQNGLSMRLDGPNGLGAVWELFDSTEPGGWSSDQIRLIRRLQPHIHQSAILRHALVEAEAGAISASGLIASPRIGVIHLDRRCRIITANDRALETLRQRDGLMDLEGFLHARMPEENAELSRLLALALRPWGVQGSTGSMAITQPSSRPERLALHIAPAGDDYPHFRARRLGAVVLLVDSTSRARLDPVHVARALDLTRMESELAVALATGQTVKDIARLIERTEETVRWHLKQLYRKQGISRQVDLVRRVLSLEGFGAEPRDPGRGG, from the coding sequence ATGCACCTAAAATTGGGGAGTAGTCAAACGAGGGGCGCGCTCGTAACAATCGTCGGTGACGACACGCCGACGACCGGGTTAACGAGGGCGACGCCTACGCAGATGAAATCCCGAGGGGATACGTACGACAGCATCCTGGCCTTGTTGAATGAGGCCGCGTTCGACGAAGCGCGGTGGGTCGAGGTCCATCGGCTGATCGGCGAAGTCAATCATGTGAGCGGCAGCGCCCTGACGCTCTACGGCGCACAGGGAGCCGATCCCGCGGTCTTCCTTAACCAGGTCTGCCTCTTCGGACAGCGCCGCAAGGACTGGGAACACCGGTATTTCACCGACTACTGGGCCACGGACGAGCGTGTCCCGCGCGTCGCTCAACTGGAGCACGGGCGCCTTGTATCCGTGGGAGATCTGTACACGGACGCGGAGAAGAGGACATCGCCCGCCTGGAACGAAGCGCTGGTCGACACCAAGGCGCAGAACGGCCTCAGCATGCGGCTGGACGGCCCCAATGGCCTAGGTGCCGTTTGGGAGCTCTTCGATTCCACCGAGCCGGGAGGCTGGAGTTCCGATCAGATCCGGCTGATCCGCCGACTCCAGCCGCATATTCACCAGTCCGCGATCCTGCGCCACGCGCTGGTCGAAGCCGAGGCGGGGGCGATCTCCGCCAGCGGTCTCATCGCCAGCCCGCGTATCGGTGTCATCCATCTCGACCGGCGCTGCCGGATCATAACGGCGAACGACCGGGCGCTGGAGACCTTGCGGCAGCGCGATGGCCTGATGGACCTGGAGGGGTTCCTGCATGCCCGGATGCCGGAGGAGAACGCCGAACTGTCTCGCCTGCTGGCGCTCGCCCTGCGGCCCTGGGGAGTGCAGGGCTCCACCGGCTCCATGGCGATCACGCAGCCTTCTTCTCGCCCCGAACGGCTGGCTCTGCACATCGCCCCGGCGGGCGATGACTATCCGCACTTCCGTGCGCGCAGGTTGGGAGCGGTCGTCCTCCTCGTAGATTCCACCAGCCGCGCCCGGCTCGATCCGGTTCATGTGGCAAGGGCCCTTGACCTGACGCGGATGGAGAGCGAGCTGGCCGTGGCGCTTGCGACCGGCCAAACGGTGAAGGACATCGCGCGGCTGATCGAGCGTACGGAAGAGACCGTTCGGTGGCATCTGAAGCAGCTTTACCGCAAACAGGGCATCTCGCGGCAGGTGGACCTGGTGCGGCGGGTCCTGTCCCTGGAGGGCTTCGGCGCGGAGCCCCGCGACCCTGGCCGGGGCGGCTAG